The following are from one region of the Sandaracinus amylolyticus genome:
- a CDS encoding TolC family protein, which translates to MQSLIIRVPLILALLALPSAARAQQPLYVFLRAAEEGGALDLREAELTREQARSQVDEARARLLPSLGASAGYTRNQAEVVAEFPAPDDTGMLQTQRAVITPYDQLEARVALTVPLIDVGAWSSFFGAEASADAETLRVDARAIDVRVSVVTAYHALVAARAVQDAAARTLSAAEENLAVVSSRADAGLASELDRQRAIADVERANQSVAEADLQAALAERQLYVATGVEPDGTRASLDASLEDEAPLATWMRAAGDLPSVRAAVRDVRAAELARDAAWQAMLPTIAATASERITNAAGFGPEALWAIGVSATWALDFGRPASLSTRERQISLAEVRLDRAQRTAETSMYEAWHRVRSLIARARSARAAEAASERAAVVARARAEAGTGTQLELSQAERDLFSASVQRIQADADLEVSRLALRLRSGLAVDDGGAP; encoded by the coding sequence ATGCAATCACTCATTATTCGCGTCCCACTGATCCTCGCGCTGCTCGCGCTCCCATCCGCGGCACGGGCGCAGCAGCCGCTCTACGTGTTCCTCCGCGCGGCAGAGGAGGGTGGTGCGCTCGACCTGCGCGAGGCCGAGCTCACGCGCGAGCAAGCGCGCTCGCAGGTCGACGAGGCGCGCGCGCGCCTCTTGCCGTCGCTCGGCGCGAGCGCGGGCTACACGCGCAACCAGGCCGAGGTCGTCGCGGAGTTCCCCGCGCCCGACGACACCGGGATGCTGCAGACGCAGCGCGCGGTGATCACGCCCTACGATCAGCTCGAGGCGCGCGTCGCGCTCACGGTGCCGCTGATCGACGTCGGCGCGTGGTCCAGCTTCTTCGGGGCGGAGGCGAGCGCCGATGCAGAGACGCTGCGCGTCGATGCGCGCGCGATCGACGTGCGGGTCTCGGTCGTCACCGCGTACCACGCGCTGGTCGCGGCGCGCGCGGTCCAGGACGCCGCGGCGCGCACGCTCTCCGCGGCGGAAGAGAACCTCGCCGTCGTCTCGTCGCGCGCCGACGCGGGCCTCGCGTCGGAGCTCGATCGACAGCGCGCGATCGCCGACGTCGAGCGTGCCAACCAGAGCGTCGCCGAGGCCGATCTGCAGGCCGCGCTCGCCGAGCGACAGCTCTACGTCGCGACCGGCGTCGAGCCCGACGGCACGCGCGCATCGCTCGACGCGTCGCTCGAGGACGAGGCCCCGCTCGCGACGTGGATGCGCGCCGCGGGCGATCTGCCCTCGGTGCGCGCCGCGGTGCGCGACGTGCGCGCTGCCGAGCTCGCGCGCGACGCTGCGTGGCAGGCGATGCTGCCGACGATCGCCGCGACCGCGAGCGAGCGCATCACCAACGCGGCGGGCTTCGGACCCGAGGCGCTCTGGGCGATCGGCGTGAGCGCGACCTGGGCGCTCGACTTCGGTCGTCCCGCGTCGCTGAGCACCCGCGAGCGGCAGATCTCGCTCGCCGAGGTGCGCCTCGATCGGGCGCAGCGCACCGCCGAGACGTCGATGTACGAGGCATGGCACCGGGTGCGATCGCTGATCGCGCGCGCCCGCTCCGCGCGCGCCGCGGAGGCCGCGAGCGAGCGTGCCGCGGTGGTCGCGCGCGCTCGCGCCGAGGCCGGGACCGGCACCCAGCTCGAGCTCAGCCAGGCCGAGCGCGATCTCTTCAGCGCGTCGGTGCAGCGCATCCAGGCCGACGCCGATCTCGAGGTCTCGCGCCTCGCGTTGCGCCTCCGCAGCGGTCTCGCGGTCGACGACGGGGGCGCGCCGTGA
- a CDS encoding ABC transporter permease produces MNDVIATTTRARRNAVRGRGGRLRLMARLGVRMMFHDRFKLVGTLLGVVFAVVLVNQQMGVLFALLDKNTMFVDHAGADVWILPPQTETLQGGAPIALSTLSLARTTAGAEWAEPLAFGTATVRRPDGGNEPVSLVGTRLPRLAGGPWNVVAGDPRDLAEPDVVFFEDSQRTKLGGMNLRSVREMSGRRVVAGGFTWGLSPFAPPYAFSEHDTARDILGIATDQTSFVLVGAREGVSPERLRDALAARLPDLRVVTARDFSDGIVAYLLAEQLGISFGTSTTFAVIVGFVIVALSMFSAVVDNVREFGTLKAMGCTTWNLASLLWVQSLLYAFLGTTFGLFLVTRMAEGMRSPQLSLVLPTWMWLGSYVGMAILCVLASTLALVRVRNVEPGMVFR; encoded by the coding sequence GTGAACGACGTGATCGCCACGACCACGCGCGCGCGCCGCAACGCGGTGCGGGGGCGCGGAGGACGCCTGCGCCTCATGGCGCGCCTCGGCGTGCGCATGATGTTCCACGACCGCTTCAAGCTCGTCGGCACGCTGCTCGGCGTCGTGTTCGCGGTCGTGCTGGTGAACCAGCAGATGGGCGTGCTCTTCGCGCTCCTCGACAAGAACACGATGTTCGTCGACCACGCGGGCGCCGACGTCTGGATCCTCCCGCCCCAGACCGAGACGCTGCAGGGCGGCGCGCCGATCGCGCTCTCCACGCTCTCGCTCGCGCGGACGACCGCGGGCGCCGAGTGGGCCGAGCCGCTCGCGTTCGGCACCGCGACCGTGCGTCGCCCCGACGGAGGCAACGAGCCGGTCTCGCTCGTGGGCACGCGCCTGCCGCGCCTCGCGGGCGGCCCGTGGAACGTCGTCGCGGGCGATCCGCGCGATCTCGCCGAGCCCGACGTGGTGTTCTTCGAGGATTCGCAGCGCACGAAGCTCGGCGGGATGAACCTGCGCAGCGTGCGCGAGATGTCGGGCCGCCGCGTGGTCGCGGGCGGCTTCACGTGGGGGCTCTCGCCGTTCGCGCCGCCCTACGCGTTCAGCGAGCACGACACCGCGCGCGACATCCTCGGCATCGCGACCGATCAGACGAGCTTCGTGCTGGTCGGCGCGCGCGAAGGAGTGTCTCCCGAGCGACTGCGCGATGCGCTCGCGGCGCGCCTCCCCGATCTGCGCGTCGTGACCGCGCGCGACTTCTCCGACGGCATCGTCGCCTACCTGCTCGCCGAGCAGCTCGGGATCAGCTTCGGCACGTCGACGACGTTCGCCGTGATCGTCGGCTTCGTGATCGTCGCGCTCTCGATGTTCTCCGCGGTCGTCGACAACGTGCGCGAGTTCGGGACGCTCAAGGCGATGGGCTGCACGACGTGGAACCTCGCGTCGCTGCTCTGGGTGCAGTCGCTGCTCTACGCGTTCCTCGGCACGACGTTCGGGCTCTTCCTCGTCACGCGCATGGCCGAGGGCATGCGCTCTCCGCAGCTCTCGCTCGTGCTGCCGACCTGGATGTGGCTCGGCTCGTACGTCGGCATGGCGATCCTCTGCGTGCTCGCGTCGACGCTCGCGCTCGTCCGCGTCCGCAACGTCGAGCCCGGCATGGTGTTCCGATGA
- a CDS encoding ABC transporter ATP-binding protein, whose amino-acid sequence MITIEATNVTKTYGSGNVAVHALRGVDFHAREGEFVMLNGPSGSGKTTLLSILGCVLTPSGGEVQLYGESLARKREKDLPRLRLSYIGFIFQGHNLVASLDCRDNVALPMRMRGWSVREANREAEHLLRRVGLGDKTDRLPSELSGGQRQRVAIARAVAGAPPIILADEPTASLDAETGMHITQLLKQMANEGGHTVVVVTHDNRIFHLADRIVNIEDGRISEGH is encoded by the coding sequence ATGATCACGATCGAAGCCACCAACGTCACGAAGACGTACGGCAGCGGGAACGTCGCGGTGCACGCGCTGCGCGGCGTCGACTTCCACGCGCGCGAGGGCGAGTTCGTGATGCTCAACGGCCCCTCGGGCAGCGGCAAGACGACGCTGCTCTCGATCCTCGGCTGCGTGCTCACGCCGTCGGGCGGCGAGGTGCAGCTCTACGGCGAGTCGCTCGCCCGCAAGCGCGAGAAGGATCTTCCGCGGCTTCGTCTCTCGTACATCGGCTTCATCTTCCAGGGGCACAACCTGGTCGCGTCGCTCGACTGCCGCGACAACGTCGCGCTCCCGATGCGCATGCGCGGATGGTCGGTGCGCGAGGCGAACCGCGAGGCCGAGCACCTGCTCCGTCGCGTCGGCCTCGGCGACAAGACGGATCGTCTCCCGAGCGAGCTCTCGGGCGGTCAGCGCCAGCGCGTCGCGATCGCACGCGCGGTCGCGGGCGCGCCGCCGATCATCCTCGCCGACGAGCCCACCGCGAGCCTCGACGCCGAGACCGGCATGCACATCACGCAGCTCCTCAAGCAGATGGCGAACGAGGGCGGGCACACCGTCGTCGTCGTCACCCACGACAACCGCATCTTCCACCTCGCGGACCGCATCGTGAACATCGAGGACGGCCGCATCAGCGAGGGACACTGA
- a CDS encoding DEAD/DEAH box helicase — protein MTLDAAHAPLAKHVKGARDPDALLEGFLAYAEEKKLSLYPAQEEAILELFAGKHVILATPTGSGKSLVASALHAKSIADGTRSFYTAPIKALVGEKFFALCRELGPENVGLMTGDASVNRDAPIVCCTAEILSNLALRQGDETGVASVVMDEFHYYGDRDRGVAWQIPLLRMPRAQFLLMSATLGDTKVFEQDLKERTGRDVVTIRSMQRPVPLEWEYRETPLHETLAELIAKNRAPVYVVHFTQRGAAEHAQDLMSVEIASKDRKHEIKEALHGFRWDTPFGKDLARWVKHGVGVHHAGLLPKYRLLVEKLAQKGLLPVICGTDTLGVGVNVPIRSVLFTQLCKFDGQKTSVLTVRDFQQIAGRAGRKGYDDRGWVVAQAPEHVIENKIAREKAQGDPKKQKKLVTKKPPEKGYAHFDEQTFDRLRNGEPERLESRFKVSHGMMLAVLQGAWDRHGDGCREMRALIRGSHESRTRKFHHARHAIALYRSLKEADVIEIDRGEIAVHGELQEDVSLHQTLSLFVLDTVPKLDRDDPLYALNVLSVVESILEDPEIVLMRQLDKLKEQKVNELKAQGVEYEERMAELEKIDVPRPNREMLEAALEAFSKVHPWVPKDGLRPKSVARDMYERGASFNEYVKEYGMARSEGVLLRYLSDAYKALVQNVPEAAKTDEVYDLTDWLRAVVRQVDSSLLDEWESLKDPERVVDRAEHPERGVETADITADPKALTVLVRNAMFRFVRALSRRAFGEAAAMVVAPDGDPAWTAESIAQELVDFEVEHGAVRLDPAARAPRHTRIEKDRDVWRVEQTLLDPEDAGDFFVDARIDLPRSRDEGDLVVELRGIRRA, from the coding sequence ATGACGCTGGACGCCGCGCACGCACCGCTCGCGAAGCACGTGAAGGGCGCGCGCGATCCCGACGCGCTGCTCGAAGGATTCCTCGCGTACGCCGAGGAGAAGAAGCTCTCGCTCTACCCCGCGCAGGAGGAAGCGATCCTCGAGCTCTTCGCGGGCAAGCACGTGATCCTCGCGACACCCACGGGCTCGGGGAAGTCGCTCGTCGCGAGCGCGCTCCACGCGAAGTCGATCGCCGACGGGACGCGCTCCTTCTACACCGCGCCGATCAAGGCGCTCGTCGGCGAGAAGTTCTTCGCGCTCTGCCGCGAGCTCGGGCCCGAGAACGTCGGGCTCATGACCGGCGACGCGAGCGTGAACCGCGACGCGCCGATCGTGTGCTGCACCGCGGAGATCCTCTCGAACCTCGCGCTCCGCCAGGGCGACGAGACCGGCGTCGCGTCGGTCGTGATGGACGAGTTCCACTACTACGGCGATCGCGATCGCGGCGTCGCCTGGCAGATCCCGCTGCTGCGCATGCCGCGCGCGCAGTTCCTGCTCATGAGCGCGACGCTCGGCGACACGAAGGTCTTCGAGCAGGACCTGAAGGAGCGCACCGGCCGCGACGTCGTGACCATCCGCTCGATGCAGCGCCCCGTGCCGCTCGAGTGGGAATACCGCGAGACGCCGCTCCACGAGACGCTCGCCGAGCTGATCGCGAAGAACCGCGCGCCCGTCTACGTCGTGCACTTCACGCAGCGCGGCGCGGCCGAGCACGCGCAGGACCTGATGAGCGTCGAGATCGCGAGCAAGGACCGCAAGCACGAGATCAAGGAAGCGCTCCACGGCTTCCGCTGGGACACGCCGTTCGGCAAGGACCTCGCGCGCTGGGTGAAGCACGGCGTGGGCGTGCACCACGCCGGCTTGCTCCCGAAGTACCGGCTGCTCGTCGAGAAGCTCGCGCAGAAGGGCCTGCTGCCCGTCATCTGCGGCACCGACACGCTCGGCGTCGGCGTGAACGTGCCGATCCGCAGCGTGCTCTTCACGCAGCTCTGCAAGTTCGACGGACAGAAGACGTCGGTGCTCACCGTGCGCGACTTCCAGCAGATCGCGGGCCGCGCCGGGCGCAAGGGCTACGACGATCGCGGCTGGGTCGTGGCCCAGGCGCCCGAGCACGTGATCGAGAACAAGATCGCGCGCGAGAAGGCGCAGGGCGATCCCAAGAAGCAGAAGAAGCTCGTCACGAAGAAGCCGCCCGAGAAGGGCTATGCGCACTTCGATGAACAGACCTTCGATCGCCTGCGCAACGGCGAGCCCGAGCGCCTCGAGTCGCGCTTCAAGGTCTCGCACGGGATGATGCTCGCCGTGCTCCAGGGCGCGTGGGATCGCCACGGCGACGGCTGCCGCGAGATGCGCGCGCTGATCCGCGGCTCGCACGAGTCGCGCACCCGGAAGTTCCATCACGCGCGCCACGCGATCGCGCTCTATCGATCGCTGAAGGAAGCGGACGTGATCGAGATCGATCGCGGCGAGATCGCGGTGCACGGCGAGCTCCAGGAGGACGTCTCGCTGCACCAGACGCTCTCGCTCTTCGTGCTCGACACGGTGCCGAAGCTCGATCGCGACGATCCGCTCTATGCGCTGAACGTGCTGAGCGTCGTCGAGTCGATCCTCGAGGATCCCGAGATCGTGCTGATGCGTCAGCTCGACAAGCTCAAGGAGCAGAAGGTCAACGAGCTCAAGGCGCAGGGCGTCGAGTACGAGGAGCGCATGGCCGAGCTCGAGAAGATCGACGTGCCGCGCCCCAACCGCGAGATGCTCGAGGCCGCGCTCGAGGCGTTCTCGAAGGTGCACCCGTGGGTGCCGAAGGACGGCCTCCGCCCGAAGTCGGTCGCGCGCGACATGTACGAGCGTGGCGCGAGCTTCAACGAGTACGTGAAGGAGTACGGCATGGCGCGCTCCGAGGGCGTGCTGCTGCGCTACTTGTCGGACGCGTACAAGGCGCTCGTGCAGAACGTGCCCGAGGCCGCGAAGACCGACGAGGTCTACGACCTCACCGACTGGCTGCGCGCCGTGGTGCGCCAGGTCGACTCGAGCCTGCTCGACGAGTGGGAGTCGCTGAAGGATCCGGAGCGCGTGGTCGATCGCGCCGAGCATCCCGAGCGCGGCGTCGAGACCGCGGACATCACCGCGGATCCCAAGGCGCTCACGGTGCTGGTGCGCAACGCGATGTTCCGCTTCGTGCGCGCGCTGTCTCGTCGTGCGTTCGGCGAGGCCGCGGCGATGGTGGTCGCGCCCGACGGCGATCCCGCGTGGACCGCGGAGTCGATCGCGCAGGAGCTCGTCGACTTCGAGGTCGAGCACGGCGCGGTGCGCCTCGATCCCGCGGCGCGCGCGCCGCGACACACGCGCATCGAGAAGGATCGCGACGTGTGGCGCGTCGAGCAGACGCTGCTGGATCCCGAGGATGCCGGCGACTTCTTCGTGGATGCGCGCATCGATCTGCCGCGCAGCCGCGACGAGGGCGATCTCGTCGTCGAGCTGCGAGGAATCCGCCGCGCGTGA
- a CDS encoding four helix bundle protein, with protein sequence MLKITENAIECCRDVSRIAKQVAKHDRSLADQLRRAMASVALNAAEGSGAHDGNGRMRLRTALGSAREVDVALRVAEAFGYVDALDAKLMNRLDALCAVLWKLTR encoded by the coding sequence ATGCTGAAGATCACGGAGAACGCAATCGAGTGCTGTCGCGATGTGAGCCGCATCGCGAAGCAGGTCGCGAAGCACGACCGATCGCTCGCAGATCAGCTGCGTCGTGCGATGGCGTCGGTCGCACTGAACGCAGCCGAGGGCAGTGGCGCTCACGACGGCAACGGGCGGATGCGGCTCCGAACCGCGCTCGGAAGCGCGCGCGAGGTCGATGTCGCACTGCGCGTGGCCGAGGCGTTCGGATACGTCGACGCGCTCGACGCGAAGCTGATGAACCGACTCGATGCGCTCTGCGCAGTGCTCTGGAAGCTGACGCGGTGA
- a CDS encoding HlyD family secretion protein, with the protein MHIVRRYVRPFLLITIVALLTVVVVRTALAGTDTAPRDVDREIAARAEPTPGQQHDLTLRTPDGEWVGGLGLIEPARPESRLAPAIAGRIAAVHVEEGARVGAGTLLVELESGPEQAALAAAEAEVAVAEATLVRSRRGVRAEDLEALTSDAQAATTRAELSAGVLTRLEAASRGGGVTVDELERARRQADADRLGALTASARQRAGQSGRREDVLVAHAQLQAAIARRDQARAALDRLRIVAPVDGEILEVHFRVGEYVQPGGEEPLIVMGDTSRLRARIDVDERDVARVRAGAAARISVDAFPDRFFDGRVVEIGRRMGRKNVRSDEPTERIDTKVLEVVVELGEDARELIVGQRAMGYLAPAE; encoded by the coding sequence ATGCACATCGTCCGCCGATACGTCCGCCCGTTCCTGTTGATCACCATCGTCGCGCTGCTCACCGTGGTCGTCGTCCGCACCGCGCTCGCGGGCACCGACACCGCGCCGCGCGACGTCGATCGCGAGATCGCCGCGCGCGCCGAGCCGACACCCGGCCAGCAGCACGACCTCACGCTGCGCACGCCCGACGGCGAGTGGGTCGGCGGGCTCGGCCTGATCGAGCCCGCGCGCCCCGAGTCGCGTCTCGCACCCGCCATCGCGGGTCGCATCGCGGCGGTGCACGTCGAGGAGGGAGCGCGCGTCGGCGCGGGGACGCTCCTCGTCGAGCTCGAGAGCGGTCCCGAGCAGGCCGCGCTCGCCGCCGCGGAGGCCGAGGTCGCCGTCGCCGAGGCGACGTTGGTGCGCAGCCGTCGCGGCGTGCGCGCCGAGGACCTCGAGGCGCTCACCAGCGACGCGCAGGCCGCGACGACGCGCGCCGAGCTCTCCGCGGGCGTGCTCACGCGCCTCGAGGCCGCATCGCGCGGCGGTGGCGTGACCGTCGACGAGCTCGAGCGCGCGCGACGTCAGGCCGACGCCGATCGCCTCGGCGCGCTCACCGCGTCGGCGCGACAGCGCGCGGGCCAGAGCGGTCGTCGCGAGGACGTGCTCGTCGCGCACGCGCAGCTCCAGGCGGCGATCGCACGTCGTGATCAAGCGCGCGCCGCGCTCGATCGGCTGCGCATCGTCGCGCCGGTGGACGGCGAGATCCTCGAGGTGCACTTCCGCGTCGGCGAGTACGTGCAGCCGGGCGGCGAGGAGCCGCTGATCGTGATGGGCGACACCTCGCGGCTGCGCGCGCGCATCGACGTCGACGAGCGCGACGTGGCGCGGGTGCGCGCCGGCGCGGCCGCGCGCATCTCGGTCGACGCGTTCCCCGATCGCTTCTTCGACGGCCGTGTGGTCGAGATCGGACGGCGCATGGGCCGCAAGAACGTGCGCTCCGACGAGCCCACCGAGCGCATCGACACCAAGGTGCTCGAGGTCGTGGTCGAGCTCGGCGAGGACGCGCGCGAGCTGATCGTCGGCCAGCGCGCGATGGGCTATCTCGCGCCCGCCGAGTGA
- a CDS encoding TetR/AcrR family transcriptional regulator: protein MARPTTISDDAILEAAREVFLERGPSATTAEVAARAGVSEGSIFKRWRTKDALFFACMAPVPIAEMGWIAKLPARVGTRTFRENLEEIALEIVALFRLIMPSILMQQAMGEQHRRMSDFETAPPIVARRKLAAYLDAERKLGRVRAIDVDVMARAMLGALFSFVHLEVSMAGQDPSPIAAETYVRGFIEILVAGAVPADATSKPKRR from the coding sequence ATGGCCCGTCCGACCACGATCTCCGACGACGCGATCCTCGAAGCCGCCCGCGAGGTGTTCCTCGAGCGCGGCCCGAGCGCGACGACCGCCGAGGTCGCGGCGCGCGCGGGCGTGTCGGAGGGCAGCATCTTCAAGCGCTGGCGCACCAAGGACGCGCTCTTCTTCGCGTGCATGGCGCCGGTCCCGATCGCCGAGATGGGCTGGATCGCGAAGCTCCCCGCGCGCGTCGGCACCCGCACGTTCCGGGAGAACCTCGAGGAGATCGCGCTCGAGATCGTCGCGCTCTTCCGGCTGATCATGCCCTCGATCCTCATGCAGCAGGCGATGGGCGAGCAGCACCGGCGCATGAGCGACTTCGAGACCGCGCCGCCGATCGTCGCGCGCCGGAAGCTCGCGGCGTACCTCGACGCCGAGCGCAAGCTCGGTCGCGTGCGCGCGATCGACGTCGACGTGATGGCGCGCGCGATGCTCGGCGCGCTCTTCAGCTTCGTGCACCTCGAGGTCTCGATGGCGGGCCAAGATCCCTCGCCCATCGCAGCCGAGACCTACGTGCGCGGCTTCATCGAGATCCTGGTCGCGGGCGCCGTGCCCGCCGACGCCACGTCCAAGCCGAAGCGCAGGTAG